A portion of the Lolium rigidum isolate FL_2022 chromosome 1, APGP_CSIRO_Lrig_0.1, whole genome shotgun sequence genome contains these proteins:
- the LOC124685587 gene encoding alpha-soluble NSF attachment protein 2 — protein MGDHEARGDDMEKKAEKKISGWGIFGSKYEDAADLYDKAANFFKLSKNWNRAASVYIKIANCHLKGDSKHEAASAYVEAANCYKKFSPQEAAQALDQAVNLFMEIGRLSMAARYCKDIGEIYQQEQDLEKASDYLERAADLFDSEGQTSQSNTIKQKVAEIAAQLEQYPKATEIFEAIARQSINNNLLKYSVRGILLNAGICQLCRADPVAIQNSLERYQEIDPTFSGTREYKLLADLAASMDDGDVAKFTDAIKDFDGMTRLDPWKTTLLLRAKNELKKQEDDDDDLT, from the exons ATGGGGGACCACGAGGCGCGAGGGGACGACATGGAGAAGAAGGCCGAGAAGAAGATCTCTGGCTGGGGGATCTTCGGCTCCAAGTACGAGGACGCCGCCGACCTCTACGACAAGGCCGCCAACTTTTTCAAGCTCTCCAAGAACT GGAACAGAGCTGCATCAGTATACATCAAGATTGCTAACTGCCATTTGAAG GGTGATAGCAAGCATGAAGCTGCGTCAGCTTATGTGGAGGCTGCAAATTGCTACAAAAAGTTCTCTCCTCAGG AAGCTGCGCAAGCGCTAGACCAGGCTGTTAATCTATTTATGGAAATTGGTAGATTGAGCATGGCTGCAAGATACTGCAAG GACATTGGTGAGATATATCAGCAAGAACAAGATTTGGAGAAGGCGTCAGATTACCTAGAAAGGGCAGCTGATCTTTTTGACAGTGAGGGGCAGACATCTCAATCAAACACCATCAAGCAGAAAGTTGCGGAAATTGCTGCTCAGTTGGAACA GTATCCAAAGGCAACTGAGATTTTTGAAGCAATTGCTCGTCAATCAATCAACAACAATCTTCTGAAGTATAGTGTCAGAGGCATCCTCCTTAATGCAGGCATCTGCCAACTATGTAGAGCTGATCCTGTTGCTATACAAAATTCGTTGGAGAGATACCAG GAAATTGATCCGACTTTCTCTGGGACTCGTGAATACAAACTTTTAGCT GATCTTGCTGCATCAATGGATGATGGAGATGTTGCCAAATTTACTGATGCCATCAAGGATTTTGATGGCATGACACGACTG GATCCTTGGAAAACGACACTGCTGCTCAGGGCAAAGAATGAACTGAAGAAacaggaggatgatgatgatgatctaaCCTAA